Genomic window (Drosophila albomicans strain 15112-1751.03 chromosome X, ASM965048v2, whole genome shotgun sequence):
TGAAAGTTAAGTATGTTAAttactacattttaaatattgatttgttttgcacattatattcatttttatttgaaatagttttagAAGTTTCTTTTTGATGGTACAATGTTattcaaaactatttctaGAGAGCATTcttactttaaataattttagcaATGATTTGCGtagttaaaatgttttaaaatactaatagtttagttttttctaatccaaaaatactaaaattaatgattataacatttattagcatttaatagaatttaattaaaaatggtttatttttatttaaagatataatcctttttaattaaaatccgtacgaaaaaaataaaatgtgttttgctttttttaattagtatATGATATAGAAATTTTTGGGTATTTCTTTATTagcataatatattttttttttatatattttaagttacgtaataaaaaaaaataatataataagaatacataatattataataaaataaaaagatataaataaataaaaataattaaataaaaaaaaacattttcattgcaCATTAATATTAGTGTCCAATTTAATAAGCGCAAAGCaaagcatttcaaataatgatttcatacttttatttatttatttttgtaaactgTCATTTCATTATGCTATTAATTTTAGCGtagtaaaataaagaaatacaatattttacatcaaaataaataatttaaaaaaatgtattctgAATCGAATTTTgatgaagaaaataaaaaatagcaacatttgatatatgattcaattttatgatttatttattgcttctAAGGCGAGGATGCACTTTGTGACGTCACACGGAGCGTTGTTAAAggaaaaagtgttgcctaccTTTCGGCGCAGCGAATGAACCATTGCGTAAGCCGCACTTTGTGTCTCGGGAGAGCGTCGCACAGAGGGTGTAAATGTCAGTGCGGTAGAGCGAGACGGCGAGCGACGACGGAAGAGAGAGCTTGCGCCTGTGACCCAAGAGCGACCCAGTAACcaagagaaagacagagagagcgagtgagagggagagccAGGACTGTGTTGGATTGTGTTGCCTTTGGACGGCGATTACTTCCGGAATTTATTTGGCGAgtgcacaacaacaaggcaGCGACTAGCagcaaacagaacagaacagaacagaagcTGAAGAAGCTGGCGGATGAAGGATAATTAAAGCGATGTTGTAGACGGACGCAGCAATCACAAATCGCCGGCTGGCTTGGAGCAAAcaactccacacacacacacgcacaactgATAACtggcaagtgtgtgtgtgtgagtgtgagtgtgcgtgtgtgtaagcGAGATGTATATGAGCATTTGGTGCCACAATCTGAATCTGAGTAGCCGCAGCCTGGCCATTGCCCTGGTGGCCTGTGTGACGCTCGTCTATTTCTCCTACAGCTTCAATGCCTGCCTTTTTGCCAGTCTCTCGCGCACGCTGCAGCAGGTAAAAGTCAACACTAACAACTGCTTGCCACACTTGCCAAACACACATCTCCCTCTTGCACTTCTCATTCCAGAGCAACTTGCGCAATTTGCTGACGCTGCCGCAACGCAATgacacaagcagcagcagcagcagcagcaacaacgcaGATGCAACTACAACGGCAACGCCATCGACAAGCAATGCAACAACGACACCACCCACCCAGCCGGCTGCTCAGCCGTTGCCCAGCATCGATGGTGCACCCAAATATCAAATGCTGCGGCAACAGGGATTGCGTCCCTCGCGCCATCTGCCCGACACGCTCATCATTGGCGTGAAGAAGAGCGGCACTCGCGCCCTCTTGGAGTTCATCCGCCTGCATCCGGATGTGCGTGCCGCCGGCTCCGAGGTGCACTTCTTTGATCGGCACTATCAGCGCGGGCTGCGTTGGTATCGCCATCACATGCCCTACACCATCGAGGGGCAGATCACGATGGAGAAGACGCCCAGCTACTTTGTGACCAAGGAGGTGCCGCAGCGTGTCTATCACATGAACACGGCCACCAAGTGAGTGTGCAGCTgtcaaatttgtaataatctcaataattGCACTTATGTGCAATTAAGTTGCAATTAAGTTAAACATAGTATGGCActcattttgatttgaaacGCAGACTTCAAGGTCACAGTGCTTGAATAATATTTGTGGTTAGTTAACAATTGGTGTAACTTAGTGGCAGTTGTGCGTTTAACTGCAACATCTCATAAAAAATCATtcttacaaatatttgaaacatcAGTAAAAAGTGCTTACCTTTGGAAATTATGCATATGAACATGACCACCAAGTGATTGCAGCtttcaaatttgcattaatctTAATAATTGCACTTATGTGCAATGTGCAATTAGTTTAAAATagcattgcatttattaagaTTTAAAATGCAGGTTTCAATATCATTGCgtttgattaatattttagGTTGCCTGACATTAGGTGGTACTTATCGGCAGTTGTGCGTTTAACTGCCACTTTAAGTCATTTAAAAtcctttttataatatttaacagttgtacaaataattaatacatCAGAAAAAAGTGGTTGCTTTGAAAATGATGTAACAATTCGATAGGTGCAATTATGTGCAAGGCATTTGATGAATGCTGTAATATAATTGCAGTTGTGCGTTTAACTGCACCTTTTCATAGAATATCATTTGTAGCATATTTAACAGTTACTGTGTGTGCAAATGtttcaaacataaataataatcagaaaattttaaaaaatttgagcAATAATCCGATATGTGCACTTATgtgcaatgcatttaaattatataggCTTTTTGCGAAGTGCATTAAATTTGATGTATTTaaaaccaaatataatatttatgctcTCCTGATGAATGATGTAATATAACTGCAGTTGTGCGTTTAGCTGCAACTTATAattgtagaatttttttttagaaccGATTTGCGGTATCATTAAACTGTATATATGTTgtaacaaattcaaaatcgaATACCTCATTTATAagcaatgcatttaatttaaaagctcatacaattttgtgcaattatattaaatttgcactTAAATACACAAATGTGCAATTATCGacattataattaatacaCTTCTCGCCTGTTTTGCAGACTCCTGATTGTGGTGCGGGATCCGGTAACGCGAGCCATATCCGATTATACGCAGGCGGCCAGCAAGAAGTCGGACATGAAACGTTTCGAGCAGCTGGCCTTTGTTAATGGCAGCTATGCGGTGGTGGACACCAATTGGGGACCGGTTAAGATCGGTGTTTACGCGCGATATTTGGAACGTTGGCTGCACTTCTTTCCGCTGTCGCAGCTGCTCTTCATTAGCGGCGAGCGTTTGATTATGGATCCGGCGTATGAGATTGGACGTGTTCAGGATTTCTTGGGTCTGAAACGTGTCGTCACCGAGAAGCATTTCTATTTCAATGCAACGAAGGGATTTCCGTGCCTCTTCAAATCGGAGGCACGTTCAACGCCGCATTGTTTGGGCAAAACGAAGGGCAGAAATCATCCGCATATCGATGCCAATGCCATTGAGCGTCTGAGAGAATTCTATCGGccatttaataataagttttATCAATTGACTGGCATTAACTTTGCCTGGCCCTAAGCGACAGAGCGAAAAAGCGAGCGAGATGATGTTGTGTTGTTCGCTTATCTACAACGGACTGatattgttgtttgcattttttatacatattatatactatactgtGTACTCGGTAACAAATAGttgatatatatacatacatatagatatactGAATAGTATAATGCGTTACGCAATATTGTAACGTTTATTGCTCAATTAATTGTAGCTTTACTCCAAACAACTCTCACACTGACACCAACACTGACACTGACACAATCACTGAAAAACGGTTCCTTCTCTCGACTCTTGACACGCACAACTACTAAAACTACGAATACTACTATTACCTACTatcttatatacatacacgagcataaaacatatacatacatactatatatagttatagtatactatataatggCATAGAACAATTAGAGCTTACTACGAATTCCTAGAGTGCATCCTCGATCCTAACAATTAAACAACGATGAGAGACAACAATGATAGTaaattcacacacaaacacacacacacactttacgCACAACCTAAAACatacattttgaatacattCTACATATAGTTCAAGAAgataacatactatatatacaacattACTATATTCAAATTGCATGAGCATAGCTaaagaaaagacaaaaaaacaaactcaattattacatttaaataaattgatatttcataaattggcTAATAACTCTTTTGAGAtttatagtacatacatatatatatatcttatatatatatagttaaattCCTGCCACCCCGCCCAACTTGCGATAATCCGAATTGACCGCAATGCCAGCATCATTCAATCCATTTGATATGCCACAAATGACCGAACCACGATTACGATACCGCTCACATTGATGTCCCTTGGCCTGCAGACTGTTGACATCCGCTTGCAGCATGCCGTACTCATATTGCAGCACATTGGGCAGCATCTGATGGTGGAAACGTGCCGCATCGATGGCACTCTTAATGTCCGCCCGTTGCCACAACATGCGCACCAGCAACGGGGCCAGAGCTGTTATGATTTTCGTGCCACCGGCGGCACCAACAACCAAACGCACCTTGCCGCTCTCACGTTCGGTGACAATAATGGGGCACATTGAGGACATGGGCCGTGGGGCGACACCAATCGCATTCTTCCCATCGATAAACGGCAAATCAAAATAGTTCCTCAAGTGACGCAACGAATAGTCAGACATCGCATTATTGAACAATACTCCTGAGCGTTTGCCCATCCTTCCGCTGCCGAAACTAAACGGAAAACAAAGTGTCAACATTTAGTGCAAAGTTTATGCTGTCTGTCAACTTACTAAAAGTTGATCGAACTGGTCACGGACACAGCGTCGCCATTGTGCAGTACCGAGATGTGCGCTGTGCCGTGTTCATCGCGTGCTTCGAGTTCTCCACTCGCCCCATAATGCGACGAGCTGTTGAAGGTTTCTGCATCGTCAATCAATTGCGCGATGCGAGCTGCCAATTCGGGGCTGGTGAGATTCGCCAGGAGCTGAGGAGGAGAAATATCGAaatgaaattagaaaataCAGAAATCAGCAATATATACTGTGTTTAATGAAAAAGAATTCAAGTACCGACTATTTTAGTTAGATAAAACTTAGTTGTCTACAAATAATTTCTATTCAATTACTCCACTCTCAATCTTATGAGCTGCAGAAGAAAGAATTCAACGGAAAGTAGAAGATTAATGGGATACAAATCAGTTGCCTAGAAATAAATAGTTGTTgcacttaaataaaatttgatctCGATCTTGTCAATCAATCTGCAGAAGAATTCAACTCAAAGAGGCAATtgtattatatacaatttagtTGCCCATAAACAAATAGTTGaggcatttaaatataatttgtactcAATTGCATCTCAACTATTAATCTTATGAGGTGCAGAAAAAGGAATTCATTGTTagaaacaaatgcaatttgaatgaaaatagatgcccataaaaataaaaattctgcAGTCTTGGTAATTGgtattcaattgattttaaatactCAATCTAATGAAGTGGGAGTAGCCTTTATCACCTTTTGAAACCGGCGGAGGTTTCATTTAGGAATGTGTTTAGTACTATACTATAGGAATGCAGTCCAGGGTCAGGAATTTAGCTACGCCAATATAGGAAATGCTTACTTTGGTTTTATACTTCATTGGTGTTCTAACTTAAGATATTGTTTGGTGAACAGCCGAGGCTGTAATGACAAGCATCACTTATGCATAGCGTTGAGGATTTGATGTCCCCCTTCTCCCCTTTGGACGTTAAGTTGAGTAGCCGCGTTAGTGGGCCAGTGCCTGTCAAGAAAGCGGTCCCTTAAATGTCTTGTAAACTTTCAGCAGAGAGAACCTGTCATCACTTAAAACTTgttttcctatttttttttattcatacaAGTATACGACAAGCTACGGTCATCCCTAGTAGAGGTCCGCTTGACCCGGAAAGGTTAGAACAATAAACGGACGCCATTTGCCTGAGGACACTGTTCACATCTGAGCTATTTGATAACCCAGACTCTCAGTCACGCTGAGACTCTTCCTGGTTTGATATGACTGGGAAGGGATGTGGTAAGTTTTGAGAGAGCCGAATTATCACATATGTTCTTTAGAGCAGCTACTATTAGCTTATACTAAATTATTCTATTGAAACCTGATTTTCATTGCCTATTGAAtagtaatttgaaataaataatgtatgcTGTTATTTTgttagaactagaactagattTTCTATTGCGATTGAATATATACCccatttaaattcaagaaaataGTCTCGCATTTTGCACAAGCACATGAAAAAAGCTGAGATAGTCAGCACGCTGCAAAagagagggacagagagagagagagagagagagtatttATATCGAACCTGCTCGTTAGCTGCATCATCCAGTTGCCAGCGTTGTACGAAACCAAACTTCATGGCCTCAACAATGCGATGGATTTCCAGGGCGCCCAATTTGCCCGTTGCCTCAAAATCGCTGCGAAACTCACGCAAAATATTCATGATGAATGCAACAATGTGTCCGCTTCCAGGTGGTGGCACCAAATGCAAGTCCAGCTCATCCAGTGGCACAACTAGCGACTCTGCCAGTTGCACTTGTGCGTTCGTCAGATCCTCGCGCGTAATGCCGCTGTTGATGTCCCGTAGATCGGCATAAACTTGCCCCATCAATGAGCCATTGTAGAAGCTACGCGGTCCCTCGCTAGCGATGGTTTCGTATGTGGCACACAATTGCTTCGGCGGTTGTATGTGGCTGCCGAGACGCCAAAAGTCTCCCGTTTCGGGATTCACAAACATGCGGCTCAACAGCGAATCGGCTTTGATCATTGCCTCATTGATGACCAGCGCATCCAATTGATGTTTGTACAGTGCATAGCCTGAGTGGCACAATGCCAATGTGGGTGCCATCAACTCGTGCCACGGCAGGCGACCGTAACGCTCGTGGGCCACAGCATAGCCCAAGAGCTCGGTGGGCACAGCGATGGACCAGCTcgattgttgcagttgctgttcaTTCTGGAACTTCGCATAGTCCAAGGCGCTGCGCGACTGTGGCGCCATCTCTCGACTCAAGATGCTAACTGCTCGCCGCTCGTTGTGCAGATAAATGTTCATCAACATGCCGCCTCCCAATCCCATGCTCTGGATGCCAAGCAGTCCGTTACATAGCAGTGCGGCAAGTGCTGCATCCACCGCGCTGCCACCACGTTGCAGAACATCTCTGTGATATTCCGCAATTTACTAATCTTCATTTAAAACGCTCTTGTAAAATGTTGACTTACCTTGCTATCAAGCTGCATTCGGCGTTGTCTGAGCAAATTGCAGATTGTTTGAAATGCTGCTTCTGGGAGCTGGATGGTGGCAGCGGCATCTCTGGATTTGGCGGTGTTCTTGCCACATGCCGTTTACCTAAACAATGATTATACGTTGCTCATTTTTTGTGTACTTGTCTTACATTGCCAACTTACCGCGGTTCTCGAGCTGTCCATAgtaataaattgcaatcagCAAGCTGGCGATGCCAAATAAAGATACAAAACGATTACAAATCCATTGCAAGAGCATCATTTTGTTTATCCTAGTTGTTGTAATAAACAATTACTTTGTATTCGCTTCATCTTgtgctttaaatttgttttgttgcgtCTTGCAGCCAAACGTAAACAAGGATATCGAAACAGGCAGCGATAGTTCGATAGGCATGAAAAGTGTGGAGTTGCGCGATACTTTTACTGAGCGAAAGTAATGCTATCGATAACACAAACGGCgcactttttaaatttcaaggTAAGCAATTATAAGCGTAATTGAATtgttatacaatttaattaaagaatgaatcttatacaatatttgaatatatgtgaaatataaatgaaaataaaacaaatgaattaaattaattaaattaaattgtatttattttaattgcaaatagtGCTGTATTGAATTCTGATAAAACAATAGAGATTTTTACTTAGGATAGTTAATAGCTAACCATAATACTTGTGTTTTAGTCACATTCAGGCAGCTAAACAAACGTTATGCGCTTTTTGTggaatacaatatttaatagcTAAGGTTATAACCTCATGAAGTGACTTTAGCTAGAGAACCTGACCTGATGATCAAATGCCCCGTTCTATGCAAAAGTCGTGACGAAGCattgttgcattgttgttgttgtcgctgcagTTGTAATAAATGAATGTAGTGAAGAGGCACCTTTATAATTGGTTTTTGGCGTGATCTTTGGTCAGCGA
Coding sequences:
- the LOC117578193 gene encoding heparan sulfate glucosamine 3-O-sulfotransferase 6 → MYMSIWCHNLNLSSRSLAIALVACVTLVYFSYSFNACLFASLSRTLQQSNLRNLLTLPQRNDTSSSSSSSNNADATTTATPSTSNATTTPPTQPAAQPLPSIDGAPKYQMLRQQGLRPSRHLPDTLIIGVKKSGTRALLEFIRLHPDVRAAGSEVHFFDRHYQRGLRWYRHHMPYTIEGQITMEKTPSYFVTKEVPQRVYHMNTATKLLIVVRDPVTRAISDYTQAASKKSDMKRFEQLAFVNGSYAVVDTNWGPVKIGVYARYLERWLHFFPLSQLLFISGERLIMDPAYEIGRVQDFLGLKRVVTEKHFYFNATKGFPCLFKSEARSTPHCLGKTKGRNHPHIDANAIERLREFYRPFNNKFYQLTGINFAWP
- the LOC117578190 gene encoding glutathione hydrolase 1 proenzyme — protein: MMLLQWICNRFVSLFGIASLLIAIYYYGQLENRGKRHVARTPPNPEMPLPPSSSQKQHFKQSAICSDNAECSLIARDVLQRGGSAVDAALAALLCNGLLGIQSMGLGGGMLMNIYLHNERRAVSILSREMAPQSRSALDYAKFQNEQQLQQSSWSIAVPTELLGYAVAHERYGRLPWHELMAPTLALCHSGYALYKHQLDALVINEAMIKADSLLSRMFVNPETGDFWRLGSHIQPPKQLCATYETIASEGPRSFYNGSLMGQVYADLRDINSGITREDLTNAQVQLAESLVVPLDELDLHLVPPPGSGHIVAFIMNILREFRSDFEATGKLGALEIHRIVEAMKFGFVQRWQLDDAANEQLLANLTSPELAARIAQLIDDAETFNSSSHYGASGELEARDEHGTAHISVLHNGDAVSVTSSINFYFGSGRMGKRSGVLFNNAMSDYSLRHLRNYFDLPFIDGKNAIGVAPRPMSSMCPIIVTERESGKVRLVVGAAGGTKIITALAPLLVRMLWQRADIKSAIDAARFHHQMLPNVLQYEYGMLQADVNSLQAKGHQCERYRNRGSVICGISNGLNDAGIAVNSDYRKLGGVAGI